CGCGTACCTCGCCGACCAGTTCGCTGCCGGTGACCCGCACGTTCAGGTCCACCTGCGGATGGCCGGCGCGTTCGCCGGCGTCGGCGGCGTTGTTCAGCAGGACCTGCAGCAGGTGGCCGATGGCGCTTTCCATGCGCAGCTGCAGCGGCGCGTCGTCGTTGCGGCGCAGGCGCACGGTGGGCCGCACCAGTTGCCACTGGTGCAGCACCTGCGCCAGCGACACCGTCTGCCCGCCGGCGCGCTGCGCCGGCGCGGCCAGCGCCAGTACCCGCTCGCGGCACTGCACCAGCAGTTCGCGCAGGGTGTCCAGGTCTTCGCGCAGTTCCGGCTGGGTGCTCTGTTCGGCGATGTCGTCGGTGAGCAGGGTCATCGTCGCCAGCGGCGTGTTCAGCTCGTGCGCCACCGAGGCGGCATGGGTGGCCAGGGCGACGATGCCTTCGTTGCGGGTGAAGCGCTCGCGCAGCAGCGCCAGTTCGCGCTCGCGTTCGCGCATGGCCATCGCCAGGCGGGTGGAGAACACCAGCACCACCACCGTGGACAGCAGGAAGTTGGCGGCCATGCCCCAGCGCTGCAGGTCCAGCGCCCGGTAGGGGCCGTGCGGCAGCGGCAGGCCGAAGACGGCGCTGACCGTATAGCCGGCCACGCAGGCCAGCGCCACCGCCAGCGCCCAGCGCAGCGGCAGCGCCAGCACCGCCAGCGCGATGAGCACCAGGAACAGCGAGCCGAAGGCGTTGCCGATGCCGCCGCTCCAGCCGACCATCCAGGTCAGCACCGTCACGTCGACCAGGATGTGGCCGAAGGCGGTGGCCGGGGCGGCCGAGTCGGCATGGCGCAGGCGCAGCTGCGCGTACAGGTTGAACAGCGCCAGCACCGCCACGCCGGCCCACAGCGGCGCCTGCGGCAGCGGCAACTGCAGCGGCCAGGTCGCCACCAGGATCGTCGCGGCCTGGCCGGCGGTGGCCAGCCAGCGCAGGCTGCACAGGGTGCGCAGGAAGGAGGCGTCGGTGGAATCCATGCTGCGCATCGTATGCGCTGGGCCGGGGGCCTGCCTGCGACAAACCGTCGCAGCGGCGCCGCCTCGCTGAATCGGAGGTGCCGGCGCATGCGGAAGGAGGCGCTGCGCAGGCTAAAATGGGCGCATGTACGATGCCGTCAGCCGCCCCACGCCCCCCGCCGATGCCGCGCCCTGGGCGCGCCGTCTCACCCAGCCGGTCCGCATCGGCGGCGTCACCATGGGCGGCGGCAAGCCAGTGGTGGTGCAGTCGATGACCAACACCGACACCGCCGACGTCGCCTCCTCGGTCAAGCAGGTGGCCGAACTGTGGCGCGCCGGCTCGGAACTGGTGCGCCTGACCGTCAACACCCCCGAGTCGGCCGCAGCGATCCCGCGCATCGTCGACAAGCTGCGGATGATGGGCATCGAGGTGCCGCTGATCGGCGACTTCCACTACAACGGCCACCAGTTGCTGGCCGCCGAGCCGGCCTGCGCCGAGGCGCTGGCCAAGTACCGGATCAATCCCGGCAATGTCGGCTTCGGCAAGAAGAAGGACACCCAGTTCGCGCAGCTGATCGAGTTCGCGCTGAAATACGACAAGCCGGTGCGTATCGGCGCCAACTGGGGCTCGCTGGACCAGGCGCTGGCGGCGCAGCTGATGGACGAGAACTCGCGGCGCGAGGTGCCGTGGGATGCCGGCCGGGTGCTGCGCGAGGCGTTGATCCGCTCGGCGCTGGACTCGGCCGAGCGCGCGGTGGAACTGGGCCTGGGCCGCGACCGTATCGTGCTCAGTTGCAAGGTCAGCGGCGTGCAGGAACTGATCGCGGTGTACCGCGACCTGGCGCAGCGCTCGGACTTCGCCCTGCACCTGGGCCTGACCGAGGCCGGCATCGGCAGCAAGGGCATCGTCGCCTCGGCGGCCGCGCTGGCGGTGCTGCTCCAGGAAGGCATCGGCGACACCATCCGCATCTCGCTGACCCCCGAGCCGGGGCAGTCGCGCACGCAGGAAGTGATCGTCGCCCAGGAGTTGCTGCAGACCACCGGCCAGCGCGCCTTCACTCCGCTGGTTACCGCCTGCCCGGGCTGCGGCCGCACCACCTCCGAGTTCTTCCAGGAGCTGGCCAAGGTGGTGCAGAACCACGTCCGCGCGAAGATGCCGGAGTGGAAGGTGAGCCATCCCGGCGCCGAGAGCATGACCCTGGCGGTGATGGGCTGCGTGGTCAACGGACCGGGCGAGTCGCGCCACGCCAACATCGGCATCTCCTTGCCCGGCACCGGCGAGGCGCCGGCCGCGCCGGTATTCATCGACGGCGAGAAGAAGGTGACCCTGCGCGGCGAGAACATCGCCCAGGAGTTCGTGGCGCTGATCGACGAGTACGTCGAACGGACCTATGTCCGCCGCACCGGGTGAGTCCGCCGCGGAGGCGGCCGGGCTGCGCCGCTGGTTGCGGCTGAATGCCTGGCGCATCGTCCTGCTGTTCGCCGGGGTGCTGCTGCCGCTGGGCGTGTTCGTGGCCCTTGCCGAGGACGTGCACGCACTCGAAGACCTGTATTTCGACGAGCCGTTGCTGTGGAGCATGCGCGGCCTGACCAGCCCGGGCTGGGACCGCTTCTTCACCGTGGTCACCGAGGCCGGCTACCAGTACGGGGTGATCCCGCTGGACACGCTGATCGTGCTGGTGCTGCTGGGCCTGCGCCGCTGGCGCGAAGCGCTGTTCGCCGCGCTGTCCTTCATCGGCTCGGCGCTGCTGAACATGGGCGCCAAGCAGTTCTTCCAGCGCGACCGGCCGAGCCTGTGGGAATCGATCGCGCCCGAGCACCACACCTTCAGTTTCCCCAGCGGCCACGCGATGGGTTCGATGACCCTGGCCGCGGTGCTGATCGCGCTCAGCTGGCGTACCCGCTGGCGCTGGCCGGTGTTGTGGCTGGCCGGCAGCTTCACCCTGCTGGTCGGCATCTCGCGGGTGTACCTGGGCGTGCATTACCCCTCCGATATCCTCGGCGGCTGGAGCGCGGCGCTGGTGTGGGTGGTGGGACTGTACCTGCTGCTGTTCCGCGGCGCGCGCCGGCCGCGCTGGCGTGTGCGGCGCGCCGTGTCCTAGCGGCGCCGTTCGATGCGTGGCGACGCACCGTAGCGCAGCGCGCTCAAGTTCAGGCGGCAGTCGCCGATAACGCGATCTTGCAGGGATAGGGGGCAAGCAGGGGGATGGACGTCGAACGGCGCAGCGTTGCGGCGGCGAAGCTTGGTCGATGAGGCGCTGGAACTGCCGCCCGATGCGGCCGCGCGCGATCAAGCGCGCCTACGCGCTGCGCTTGAAGAAAACCCGGCCCGACGACGACCCGGTCGCGTTCCAGCAGTTGTACGCGACCTATCGGGCGGCACTGGCCTGGGCGGAAGCGCCGACGTGGCCGCAGCACGCGCGCGCCACGATCGATGACCTGCAGGTAGACGTGTCGCTGGTGCCACCGGCGGCAGTGCCTCCGCTGGTCGTGGGTCCCTGGCCGATCTCGTGCACGCCCCGGTGTTGAAGGCCGAACTGATGCCTCGCGCATTGCTGGGTGGTTGCTTCGGCCAGTATCGTCATCCTGTCGGAATGCGTAGCGGCGGATGGGGGGGGGCGTCGGTTCCGCGCTCGCCTACGTCGCGACATCCCGCATGGCAGGTTGCATGCAGACCGAATCCCGAAAGGCGATCCCTCCTGGGCTTGGCGTGGTGGGTGTGCTGTGCGTACCTCTGGTCGTCATGATCCAGGCCGGTGCCTGGCCCGGCACGTGGTCGCGCTGTTGTTCCAGGCCCTCTCGCTGATCCAGGACATCCAGCATCGCGCCCTGCACACGCACGTCTAGAATTTTCATAATGGATAGGGACACAAGGATCCGCACATGATCGTAGGTATCGACCTCGGCACCACCCACTCGCTGATCGGCATCCACGACGCCGACGGTGGGCGCCTGTTCGCCAATCCACACGGCGGCCTGTTGACCCCGTCGGTGGTCAGCGTCGACGACGATGGCAACCTACTGGTCGGCCAGCCCGCCCGCGATCGCCTGGTGACCCATCCGGGCCACAGCGTGGCCGCGTTCAAGCGCTGGATGGGCAGCCCGCGCGAGACCAGGTTGGGGCAGCGCAGTTTCCGTCCGGAAGAGTTGTCCGCGCTGATCCTGCGCTCCCTGATCGCCGACGCCGAGGCCGCGCTGGGTGAGAAGGTGGAGGAAGCGGTCATCAGCGTGCCTGCCTATTTCTCCGACGCGCAACGCAAGGCCACCCGGGTGGCCGGCGAACTGGCCGGCATCCGCGTCGAACGCTTGATCAACGAGCCGACCGCCGCCGCGCTGGCCTATGGGCTGCAGGAGCGCGGGGGAGAAGGCCGCGTGCTGGTGCTCGATCTTGGTGGCGGCACGTTCGACGTGTCGCTGTTGGAAATGTTCGACGGCGTGGTGGAAGTGCATGCGAGCGCAGGCGACAACTTCCTCGGTGGCGAAGACTTCCTGCAGGTGCTGGTGGACGGTTTCTGTAGCGAGCATCGGCTCGATCCGGCCAAGCTCGCGCCCAGCGACAGCGCGCAGTTGCGGCGACGGATCGAGCAACTCAAGCGCGAACTGAGCACCCAGGCGCAGGCCGCAGTGAGCCTGAGCATCGCCGGGCAGACGTACAGCTGGGACATCGACGAGTCGCGCTTCGCGCAGCTGGCCGAGCCCTTGCTGCAGCGCATGCGCGCCCCGATCGAACGTGCGCTGCGCGATGCCAAGCTGCGGCCGTCGGAGCTGGACGACATCGTGCTGGTCGGCGGCGCGGTGCGCATGCCGATGATCAGCCGTCTGGCCACGCGCATGCTCGGCCGCCTGCCGCTGCGTCATGTCAATCCCGACCATGCGATCGCCCTGGGAGCGGTGGTGGCGGCCGGCCTGAAGAGCCGCGACGAGAGCCTGCGCGAGGTGGTGTTGACCGATGTCTGTCCTTATACGCTGGGAACGCAGGTGTCGCGCCGCGGCGGCGATGGACAACTGCGCAACGGGTATTTCCATCCGATCATTCCGCGCAACAGCGTGGTGCCGGTCAGTCGCGAAGACACCTTCTATCCCATCCACGAGCGCCAGACCGAAGTGGTCATCGATGTCTACCAGGGCGAGAACCCGATGGTCGAGCGCAACATCAAGCTGGGCGAAGTGCGGGTGGCGCTGGATCCCAAGCGCCCGCGCAACGAGCAGAGCGTGCTGACCCGATTCACCTATGACGTGGACGGATTGCTGCAGGTCGAGGTCGTCGAGGAGGCCACCGGCAAGCGGCACGAATTGATCCTCGAACAGAATCCCGGGTTGCTCGACCGCGACGAAATCGCCCGGCGCTTGCTGGCCCTGGCCGAACTGAAGGTGCACCCGCGCGACCAGCAGCAGAACCTGGCGATGCTGGCACGCATCGAGCGCGTCTACGAGGAGTACATCGACGAACGCCAGACGCTGCAGCATTGGCTCGACCAGTTCCGCGCGGTGCTCGAAAGCCAGGAGACGGTCCGTATCGAACGCCATCGCCAGGAACTGGCCCAGGCACTGGACGAGCTGGAAGCGCGCGCATGAGCTGGGCTTTGGCGGCATTGGGGCTGGATGAGGACGCCGACGAGCGTGCCATCAAGCGGGCGTACGCCGCGCGCCTGAAGGTGACCCGTCCGGACGAAGATCCGGCCGGCTTTCAGCAACTCCACGAGACCTACCAGGCGGCGCTTGGCTGGGCGCGGCACTTCGCCGCTGAGCATCGCCCGGCAGAGCCGGCCGTCGAGGGCCTGGAACACCAGGATGATGTACTGCAGGCGCAGGCGGATGTCGGGTTTGCACGGGCTTCCTTGGCGCAGGAAGCCGTGCCGGCGCCCACGCAGCGCGATGCCGACGTGCTTCAGCCTGCCGACGTCTCGGAAGCGCCCGAACGCTTCGCAGAGCCTGAGGCGGCCGAAACGCCAGCCATCCGTCTTCCTGCTGTCGCATCAAGGATCGCGTTTGCCGAGACGGAGCCCCCGTCCGTGGACATGGCGCAGATGCAGTTGCGCATCCTGCATCAAGCGCAGCAACTGGAACCGGCAGCGCTGCACACCTGGCTGCTCGCGCAACCGGAGCTGTGGTCGCTGGACCACAAGCCGCAGATCGGTGCCGAGCTGCAGCGCCATCTGCTCGAACACGAGGAAACGCTCAGCCTCTACCACTACGAGGTACTTGCCGATTTCTTCGACTGGGAGCAGGCGCTGGACGCGCCCGATCCCTATTTCGTGCAGCATGCCTGCGCACGGATGCACCAGCGTTGGCGGCTGCAACCGTCCGGCCATGGAGAGCTGAGCGAGGCGCTGCGGCGGCGCGGCGACCCAGACGCATCGGTTCCCTATGTGCGCAAGTTGTTGGCGTTGCTGGGCCCGACGGCGTCCGACAGTGCGGTGTTCGCGGCGATGCTGTGGCCAGGCCGGCCCACCCGCATGCGGCGACTGCTTGAACTGATCGGCTACGTGCCGGACGGTCGCAAGCCACCACCGCCGTTGCAGCGAGAGCGTGCCAACACCTGGTATCTGGCCGGCGAACGGCACATGTTCAATCCGATTGCCTTCATGGTCGGAGTGGCGCGTAGCCTGATCGCGGCAGCAGCCTTCCTGCTTCTGTGCCTCTTGTTGGCGATGCTCGATCGCAATCCGGCACCCGGGATCTCGCCGATGCTGAAGGCCGGCGGCATCGGCGCCGCTGTCATCGTTGGTGGTTGGCTTGCCTGGGATTGCTTCGCTTCGCTGCTGCGTTGGCAGTCCCGACACGAAACCGATGCCTGCGTCAGACGCCCGCTGTTGCAGCGCTTCTTCATCCCGATGATCGGCATGGTCGCCATTGCATGCATTGCAGCGGACAAGTCCTGGGCTGCCGCAGCCATCGCCTTGCCACTGTTGCTGATCGCGGTTGTACGCTGGATGCGCCGTGCTGGATACCGGCTTCAGCTGGAATGGGGTTGGGGCTGGGTGTGGGCTGGATTCTTCGTGCTCAAGGCTGCTTTCTTGGGAGTCGGGATGTTGGTCCTCTACCCGCAGGTCGCGCTCGGCGGTACCGCGATCGCCTGGCTTGGCGATCTGATCTCGCAGTGGAGAGCCAGAAAGAGGGCGGTGGCCTGATCGGTTACCAGCTCGAACTGGCGCCGCCGCCGCCGGAGCTGCCGCCGCCGGAGGACGAGTCGCTGCTGGAGGACGAAGACGAAGACGAGGAGGACGATCCTGCGGACTCGGCCGCGGCGCGTTCCTTGGCGGCCTGGGCGGCGTAGTAGCTGGCGGTGTAGGCAAACACGCCGGGCGCGGTCTCGGCGATGTGGCCCTTGCGGATCAGCGCGTTGCGCCGCCGTGCGAGCGCCTGCAGGAAGCGGCTGTAGCGCTGCGGCGAGCGGTAGCGCTGCGTGGCGACGGCCAGGGTCAGCACCAGGATCAGCAGTTCCAGCGCCAGGAAGATCACGTACATGGTCATCGACCTGGCCGACAGCAGGAACACGAAGATGCCGGGGTTGGCGCTCAGGAACAGGCGGATGAACCACGCCCAGAAGCCGCCACGTGCGGTGTCCTGCACCAGTTCCTCGGGCTTGCCCGCCAGGCGTGGGTGCAGCCGCAGCAGGCGCCTGCGCAGGATGCCAGTCCAGGCACTGCGCAGCGGCAGCAGCAGCCACACCAGCACCAGCAGGCCCACCCAGGCGATGGCGCCGCGCCGCCAGTGCATGCCGTCGTCGGCCGGTTGCGCCAGTTCGGCGACGGCTTCGGGATCCTGCGCCGCGGCGCGGCCCATGAAGTCGAAGGCGGCCACGATGGCGTCGGCGGTGTCGCCCTGGCGCAGGCGCGGGGCCAGGTAATCGTCCAGCGCGTGCCGCGCGACCAAGTCGGGCAGCACGCCTTCCAGGCCGTAGCCGACCTCGAAGCGCAAACGCCGGTCCTGCATCGCCAGCACCAGCAGCAGGCCGTTGTCCGTGCCCTTCTGACCGAGCCGCCAGGTGCGGAAGGCGCGCTCGGCCAGGCGCTCGATCGGTTCGTCCTGCAGCGATGGCACGATGTAGACCGCGCCCCAGATGTGCTGGCGCTCGCGCAGGCGCTGCAGCGCCGCGTTGATCCGCTGCGTGTCCTCCGCGCTGAGCGTGCCGGCGGGATCGACCACGTTCGGCGTGTAGGGTGGAATGGCGACGGCGCCGCGGCCGAGCGCCGGCCACAGCAGCAGGGCCAGGAGCAGCAGCGTACCGAGCCGGAACGGCGCCCAGGTGCGCAGTGTGTCGGGGCTGCGGCGCGGGGTGGTGACGTGTGGACGCTGCTTGCGCATCGCTAGGCCAGGCTGTGCAGGGCCGCGGCCCGCGCGTGCAGCACGGTCGTGTCGAACAGCGGCACCGCCGCATCGGCGGGGCCGACCAGCAAGCCGATCTCGGTGCACCCCAGGATCACCGCCTCGGCGCCCTGCGCCTGCAGCCCCGCGATCACCTCGCGGTAGCGCAGCCGCGACGACGTCTGCACCACGCCCTGGCACAGTTCCTCGTAGATGATGCGGTGCACGTCCTCGCGCGCCGGCGCATCCGGGATCAGCACCTCGAAGCCGCGCCGCTGCAATCGTTCGCGGTAGAACGCCTGCTCCATGGTGAAGCGGGTGCCGAGCAGACCGACGCGGACGATGCCGGCGGCCTGCAGCGCATCGGCGGTGGCATCGGCGATGTGCAGCAGCGGCAGCGGCACTGCGGCGGCGATCGCGTCGGCGACGCAGTGCATGGTGTTGGTGCACAACACCAGGAAATCGGCGCCGCCGGCCTGCAGTGCGCGCGCCGACGCCGCCAGTGCGGCGCCGGCCGCATTCCAGTCGCCGTCGCGCTGGTACTGCGCGATCTCGTGGAAGTCCACGCTGTGCAGCAGCAGCTTGGCCGAATGCAGCCCGCCCAGCTGTGCGCGCACCTTCTCGTTGATGTGCCGGTAGTAGGGCAGGGTGGATTCCCAGCTCATGCCGCCGATCATGCCGATGGTCTTCATCCTGGGTCGCTTGCTGCCGTCTTGAGTGCGCGAGGATGGTAGCGGCATCGGCCACACGCAGCGACCGCGCGTGGCACTCAGGCGTCCAGCGTCGGGGGCGTGCCGGCGCCGGCGCGTGCCGCGCGCCGCGCCAGCACCGCCTCGCGATGGGCGATGTAGGCGTTGGCGCCGAGGATCACCACTGCGCCGAGTACGGTGCCGCCGTCCGGTGTTTCGTCGAACAGCCACCAGCCGAACAGCGCCACCAACGGCAGTTGGGTGAAGCTGATCGGGGTCAGTGCGGAGACCTCGCCGAGGCGCAGCGCGTGCGTCCACAGCAACTGGCCGAGGGTGCCGAACAGGCCGGTGGCCAGCAGCCACAGCCAGTCGATGCCCTGCGGCCAGCGCCACACGAACAGCGCCGGCAGCAGCGACATCGGTACCCAGAACGCGTAGGTGTAGAACACCACCGTGTTGGCGGCGTCCACCCGCGCCAGTTGCTTGATCTGGATCGCGACCAGGGCGCTCATCACCGCCGCCAGTACCGCCACCAGGGTGCCGGGGCTGAACGCGGCGGCGCCGGGGCGCACGATCAGCAGCACCCCGACGAAGCCGCACAGCACCGCCAGCCAGCGCCGCAGGCGCACCGTCTCGCCCAGCCACAGCGCGGCGGCCAGGGTCGCGAACAGTGGGGTGGAGTAGGACAGGGCGATCGCCTGCGACAGCGGCAGATGGCCGATCGCCCAGAACCCGGCCAGCATCGACACCAGGCCGATCGCGGTGCGCAGCAGGTAACGCGGCAGTTGCGCGGTCCGCGGCCATGGCCGGCCCGGGCGCAGCAGCATCGGCAACAGGAACAGCAGGCCGAACAGGTTGCGGAAGAACGCGATCTGCAGCGTGGACAGCTGCGCCGAGGCCAGCCGGATCGCGACGACCATCAGCCCGAAGGCCATCGTACTGGCCAGCATCAGCAGCGCCGCGCGCAGCGGCGTGGGCGCGCTTACCACTGCGTGCCGACGATACGCGGTTCCGGCTCCAGGATGACGCCGAAGCGCTCGCCCACCGAGGCGGTGATGCGCCGTGCCAGCGCCAGCAGTTCGGCACCGCTGGCCTGGCCGTGGTTGACCAGCACCAGCGCGTGCGCGGCGGACACGCCGGCATCGCCGTCGCGGTAGCCCTTCCAGCCGCAGGCCTCGATCAGCCACGCCGCCGACAGCTTGCGCTGGCTGTCGTCGTCGCCGGGAAACACCGGCAGCGCCGGGTACTCGTGCTGCAGCGCCAGCGCCTGTTCCAGCGGCAGCAGCGGGTTCTTGAAGAAGCTGCCGGCGTTGCCGAGCACGTCCGGGTCGGGCAGCTTGCGCCGGCGGATGTTGATCACCGCCTGGGCCACGTCGGGCGCACCGGGGGTGGCGATGCCCATCGCCTGCAGTTCCTCGCCGATGCCGGCGTAGTCCAGGCGCAGCGCGTGCAGCCGCGGCAGGTTGAACTCCACCGCGGCGATCAGGTAGCGGTCGGGCTGGCGCTTGAACAGGCTGTCGCGGTAGCCGAACTCGCAGGCGGCCGCGTCCAGCCGCACGAAGCGCGCATCGGCGCGGTCGTAGGCCTCGACCACGTGCACGAACTCGCCCATCTGCGCGCCGTAGGCGCCGATGTTCTGGATCGGCGCGGCGCCGACCGTGCCCGGGATCAGCGCCAGGTTCTCCAGGCCGGACAGGCCTTGCGCCAGCGACCACATCACCAGCTCGTGCCAGCCCACGCCGGCGCCGGCGCGGACGATGGCGTAATCGGCGCGGTGCTCCAGGGTGTCGATGCTGCGGTTGGCGAAGCACAGCACCACCCCGGGCGCGTCGCCGGCGAACAGCATGTTGCTGCCGCTGCCCAGCGGCAGCAGCGCGGCGCCGGCCAGTTCCGGCGCCAGCAGCGCCTCGGGCAGCGCCTCGGGCGCGAAGATCTGCAGCAGCCACGGTGCCTGCGCGGCGACGTGGAAGGTGTTGAGCGCCTGCAGCGGCGCCTGCGCGGTGAGCGACCAGGCCGTCGTGCTCATGGCGCGACCACGTCCCCGCGGCTGGGCGCTTCGCGGCGCCGGCGCATCGCCTCGACGCACTCGCCGATCAGCTCCGGACCGCGGAACACCAGCCCGCTGTAGCACTGCACCAGGGCCGCACCGGCGGCCATCTTCGCCACCGCGTCGGCGCCGGAGAGGATGCCGCCGACACCGATCAGGGGGATGCTCTCGGGCAGGCGCGCGCGCAGCCGGCGCAGCACCAGGGTGGACTGGCCCAGCAGGGGCGCGCCGGACAGGCCGCCGCTTTCGGCGCCCAGCGGCTCTTGCTCCAGGCCGGGCCGGGCGACGGTGGTATTGGTGGCGATCACCCCGTCCACCTGCAGGTCCGACAGCACCCGCGCCGCCGCGTCGATGTCGCTGTCGCTCAGGTCCGGCGCCACCTTGACCAGCATCGGCACGCGCTTGCCATGGCGCGCGGCCAGCGCTTCCTGCGCCTCGCGCAGCCGCGCGATCAGCTGCCGCAGCGCCTGTTCTTCCTGCAGTTCGCGCAGGCCGGCGGTGTTGGGCGAGGAGATGTTGACGGTGACGTAGTCGGCCAGCGCGTAGACCTTCTCCAGGCAGTGCAGGTAGTCGGACGCGGCGTCCTCGTTCGGGGTGTCCTTGTTCTTGCCGATGTTGATGCCGAGCAGGCCGCGCCGGCGCCGCGCGCGTTCGACGTTGCGCACCAGCGCGTCCACGCCCAGGTTGTTGAAGCCCATGCGGTTGATCACTGCCTGCTGCCGTGGCAGGCGGAACATGCGCGGCTGCGGATTGCCGGCCTGCGCGCGCGGGGTGACCGTGCCGATCTCGACGAAGCCGAAGCCCAGCGCCAGCAACGCGTCGATGTGCTCGCCGTTCTTGTCCAGGCCCGCGGCCAGTCCGACCGGATTGGGAAACTCCAGGCCGAAGGCGCGCGTGGGCATCGGTGCGATCGTGCGCGCCAGCAACGGATTGGTGCCGGTGCGGTAGGCCAGTTCGATCGCGCGCAGGCCCAGTGCGTGGGCGCGCTCGGCGTCGAAGGCGAACAGGAACGGTCGGGCGAGGGAATACATGGCGTGGCTCAGGTCAGCGTCCCGGCGAAGGCGCGGGTGCGGTAATGGAACGCGACGACGCCGTCGCGCTGGTGCCGGTCGAACAATGCACGCAACGCCTCCAGCATCGGCGCGTGGCGCGGGTGGCCGGGCAGCGGCGCGTAGGAGGACGACAGCAGGCGACCGCGCAGCGCCTCGAAGTCCATGCGCTGTTCGTTGGGGAACTGCGCGGTGCCGCGCAGGCCGTCGCCGAACCAGCGCTGCATGGTGGCATCGTCGTGGTAGCGCTCGGCCACCGCGCTGTAGTCGGTGCCGTACTCCAGCAGCAATTGCTCGTAGCCTTCCAGGAACGGCGTGGCGTCGAGCAGGCGCGAGTTCCAGTAGACCAGCGCCAGGCCGCCGGGGCGCAGCACCCGCGCCCATTCGCGGCGCACCGCCTCCAGGTCGAACCAGTGGAAGGCCTGTGCGGCGCTGATCAGGTCGACGCTGGCGTCGGCCAGGGTGGTGGCTTCGGCGCTGCCGTCGATGGCGCGGAACCCCGGCTGGTCCCGCAGCAATTCCTCGGCGGCCGCGCGCATCGCCGCGTTCGGCTCCACTGCCAGGGTCGGGTGCCCGGCCTGCAGGAACAGGCGGGTGGAGATCCCGGTGCCGGCGCCGATGTCGGCGACCAGCGCGTCGCGGGCCACGCCCAGCTCGCCGTGCACCCAGTCGAGCAGGGCCGGCGGATAGCTGGGGCGGTAGCGCACGTAATCGGCGACGCGGTCGCTGAAGCGCTCGCGCGGCGCGGCGGCGTCCCGGCTCACGACTGGGTGCTGGCGAACCACGCCAGCCCGCCGAAGAACAGCACGAAGGCCAGCAGCGCCAGCATGGCCAGGACCACCGCGGCCCAGCCCAGGATCAGCCCGCCCACGGCCAGGCCGTCGCCCTGGAAACGCTGCGGCTCGCGGCGGATCTGCGCGCGCGCCAGGTGCCCGGTGACGATCGCGCCGAGGCTGCCCAGCACCGGCATCAGGGTCCAGCCGAGGATGCCGGCGATCAGGCTGACCACCGCCAGGGAATTGGTTTCGCGAACGGTGCTCATCTGGACTCCTCGTGCGAGCAAGGCGGCATGCGCCAGGTGGACGCGCGCTTGCGCAGGATGGGCGAATTATCCCAGAAGCGCGCCTGGCGTGCGCCGCTCATACGGGCATGCGCCCGTGCCGCAAGGCATGCGCCCAGTGCGGCTGGCCGTTGCGCTCGGCCTGCGCGGCGGCGCTGGCGTGGTCGTAGTCGATCGCGTGCAACTGCGCGTGCCACTGGCCGTCGCGGTATTCCAGCACCGCGTAGCGCGCCTGCGGCGTGCCGGTTTCGACCCGGTGCGGTTGCGGCTGGGTCTCGGCGTAGGCGGGCAGGCCGACACTGCCGGGATTGCACAGCAGGCGCCCGTCGTCCAGGCGCAGCGTGCGTGGCAGGTGGCTGTGTCCGCACAGCACCAGCGCCGCGTGCGGGGCGTCGCCGAGCCGCTCGCGCACGCGCTGCGCATCGGCGGCGCGCAGCCGCGGCGGTTCCAGTTCGTCGAGCAGCCAACACAGGTCGTCGTGCGGCGTGCCATGGCACAGCAGCGCATGCGGCAACGACAGGGTCGGCGGCGATG
This genomic stretch from Xanthomonas sacchari harbors:
- a CDS encoding metallophosphoesterase, producing MRLAALSDIHGNLPALEAVLADIGRRGVDRIVNLGDIVSGPLWPQETAARLMPLALPTVRGNHERQLSELEPTAMGASDAYAHAQLTPAQRRWLAASPPTLSLPHALLCHGTPHDDLCWLLDELEPPRLRAADAQRVRERLGDAPHAALVLCGHSHLPRTLRLDDGRLLCNPGSVGLPAYAETQPQPHRVETGTPQARYAVLEYRDGQWHAQLHAIDYDHASAAAQAERNGQPHWAHALRHGRMPV